From Halomicrobium urmianum, the proteins below share one genomic window:
- a CDS encoding tyrosine-type recombinase/integrase, with product MSAPVEDPSELSVREVYEMFLDAKQLDYTDETLRDYETRLRQFVEWAEDQEAIETVGDLSGWHLEQFKLFRQGQDLAPTTIKGQMAACKVFLEYAAGIEAVDEMLPYKVNIPKLEQSEETSDVRLDADRAFRLIQHYRDSPTEYASERHVALELAWFTGARLGALRALDLDDYRSDDQILWFRHRLPSTPLKKKEHGERPVAVPDPVCEVIDAYLEGVRYDKRDEHGRDPLLSGRQGRPAASTLQTWVYQATIPCAAAPCPHDEDPRSCDWTARNTASSCPSSRSPHQVRTGSITWQLNSGLSYEAVAERVNSDPDTLRRYYDKADDVERLEQRRREFVDRLEFDPDDQD from the coding sequence TTGAGTGCGCCCGTCGAGGATCCGAGTGAGCTGTCGGTCCGCGAGGTCTACGAGATGTTCCTCGACGCGAAGCAGCTCGACTACACGGACGAGACGCTCCGCGACTACGAGACCCGCCTTCGCCAGTTCGTCGAGTGGGCCGAGGACCAGGAGGCGATCGAGACCGTCGGCGACCTCTCGGGCTGGCACCTGGAGCAGTTCAAGCTGTTCCGGCAGGGGCAGGACCTCGCTCCAACGACGATCAAGGGCCAGATGGCGGCGTGCAAGGTCTTCCTCGAGTACGCCGCCGGCATCGAGGCCGTCGACGAGATGTTGCCCTACAAGGTCAACATCCCGAAGCTGGAGCAGAGCGAGGAGACCTCCGACGTCCGCCTCGACGCCGATCGCGCGTTCCGGCTAATCCAGCACTACCGTGATTCGCCGACTGAGTACGCCAGCGAGCGTCACGTCGCACTGGAACTGGCCTGGTTCACGGGTGCGCGGCTTGGTGCCCTCCGAGCGCTCGATCTCGACGACTACCGGTCGGACGACCAGATCCTCTGGTTCCGCCACCGGTTGCCGTCGACGCCGCTGAAAAAGAAGGAGCACGGCGAGCGTCCAGTCGCTGTTCCGGACCCCGTGTGCGAGGTGATCGACGCTTACCTGGAGGGCGTCCGCTACGACAAGCGCGACGAGCACGGTCGCGATCCGCTACTGTCTGGTCGCCAGGGACGCCCGGCGGCGTCGACGCTCCAGACCTGGGTTTACCAGGCTACGATTCCGTGCGCGGCTGCTCCGTGCCCGCACGACGAGGATCCGCGGTCTTGCGACTGGACCGCGCGCAACACTGCCAGTAGCTGCCCGTCCTCCCGATCTCCCCATCAGGTGCGTACGGGCAGCATCACCTGGCAGCTGAACAGTGGCCTCTCCTACGAGGCCGTGGCGGAGCGCGTCAACTCTGACCCTGATACGCTCCGTCGCTACTACGACAAGGCCGACGACGTTGAGCGGCTCGAGCAGCGTCGTCGGGAGTTTGTCGACCGACTGGAGTTCGATCCCGATGATCAGGACTAA
- a CDS encoding DUF7845 domain-containing protein, translating into MIVEEENPIGLETHGLGQNLLWEDHGLSPYWGVVSVFEPDHDETLGPFEACGETWEIVGAKHWNGQLAHPENPDEFEDGLYEYQYKLEAVDDWGDRDAVFQFRPGFPDAMNVHSGNPIQSMPDDCPESIRVQSITTNLSVDESLELLQALADHIGLNPDYFHENPHPYSSIYQFERYGRLDRAVAQDHLTGSGGIIDEIADFAKDQRGRGEYKWDHEEIEGHYQSVAIDPDTWDLLLEDQSYGKHFKCYHPFHVRSESTDRDDDPLADPKIEMSYSSEYHPGESLDWHERDEVVSELDEAVHNILYWADVPVTPDADVWTDEDPYFDGNAGDAVELVSNPLPDLRDATEHHVESEFVRADVTDTDLEIAKVLTDGGNQHYEELAENADASTSAVYRLLDKFSALLESDNGIVKFIDDATRQHATDILEQVRETTEWAGDAIREVVDRDSLLRGEGTSALEKWMQRHGIKLVNSQRDRIRLKLGRRVGERELMKILRSGLEAAEGSGIPTEKIRNGLIDWVDRDGNPRKGWQIVVDGSILRKGGGDPYDSVSFTGTPDGNVNKSG; encoded by the coding sequence ATGATCGTAGAGGAGGAGAACCCGATCGGCCTCGAGACTCACGGTCTGGGCCAGAACCTTCTCTGGGAGGATCACGGCCTCTCTCCGTACTGGGGCGTCGTCAGTGTCTTCGAGCCCGATCACGACGAGACTCTCGGCCCGTTCGAGGCCTGCGGCGAAACTTGGGAGATCGTCGGTGCCAAGCACTGGAACGGTCAGCTCGCCCATCCCGAGAATCCCGATGAGTTCGAAGACGGACTCTACGAATATCAGTACAAGCTCGAGGCTGTCGACGACTGGGGAGACCGTGACGCTGTTTTCCAGTTCCGGCCCGGCTTTCCCGACGCGATGAACGTCCACTCCGGGAACCCGATCCAGTCGATGCCTGACGACTGCCCGGAGTCAATTCGCGTCCAGTCCATCACGACAAACCTCTCAGTCGACGAGTCGCTCGAGTTGCTTCAGGCACTCGCTGATCACATCGGCCTGAACCCGGATTACTTCCACGAAAATCCGCACCCGTACTCCAGCATCTACCAGTTCGAACGCTACGGGCGTCTCGATCGGGCTGTCGCGCAGGATCACCTGACCGGGTCCGGCGGCATCATCGACGAGATTGCCGACTTCGCAAAGGATCAGCGCGGCCGTGGCGAGTACAAGTGGGACCACGAGGAGATTGAGGGCCACTACCAGAGCGTCGCGATCGATCCCGATACTTGGGACCTATTGCTTGAGGATCAGTCCTACGGTAAGCATTTCAAGTGCTATCACCCATTCCACGTTCGTTCAGAGAGTACGGACCGCGACGATGATCCGCTCGCCGATCCGAAGATCGAGATGTCCTATTCCAGTGAGTACCACCCCGGCGAGTCTCTCGACTGGCACGAGCGCGACGAGGTCGTCTCTGAGCTCGACGAGGCCGTCCACAACATCCTCTACTGGGCTGACGTTCCCGTCACGCCCGACGCGGACGTCTGGACCGACGAAGATCCCTACTTCGACGGCAACGCTGGCGACGCGGTCGAACTCGTCTCAAATCCGCTGCCTGACCTCCGCGATGCAACCGAGCATCACGTCGAAAGCGAGTTCGTTCGCGCTGACGTCACCGATACCGACCTCGAGATCGCGAAGGTCCTCACCGATGGCGGGAACCAGCACTACGAGGAACTCGCCGAGAACGCCGACGCCAGCACGTCGGCTGTCTACCGTCTCCTCGATAAGTTCTCCGCGCTCCTGGAGTCAGACAACGGGATCGTCAAGTTCATCGACGACGCTACGCGCCAGCACGCGACGGATATCCTCGAGCAGGTCCGCGAAACGACCGAATGGGCCGGAGACGCGATTCGTGAGGTCGTCGATCGGGATTCGCTGCTTCGTGGCGAAGGCACCTCTGCCCTTGAGAAGTGGATGCAGCGCCACGGGATCAAACTTGTCAACAGCCAGCGAGACCGTATTCGCCTCAAGCTCGGTCGGCGTGTCGGCGAGCGAGAGCTTATGAAGATTCTCCGCTCCGGGCTCGAGGCCGCCGAGGGCTCTGGTATCCCCACCGAGAAGATCAGGAACGGCCTGATTGACTGGGTCGACCGCGACGGCAATCCCCGGAAGGGCTGGCAGATCGTCGTCGACGGCAGCATCCTCAGGAAGGGCGGGGGCGACCCCTACGATTCAGTTTCGTTTACTGGCACGCCTGACGGGAACGTGAATAAGAGCGGCTGA
- a CDS encoding twin-arginine translocation signal domain-containing protein, with protein MTDEDPNELRQRVREQEERIEQLESMVKRMMPNRRDVLKAGGAAAGAGLLGFGAGTASGSDTSSRRAGAPGDEVDVYLDELKDPSGDVVADVDDTGAVEFLRPVSVEEMANGWFYAGAYDGSDPDSRLDNALSDAPSEGSLIFLEPMEYSSNRSFGGITLVGTGIRYQDSTYVTGDWTVSGPETAVERVWLGGSITVDQPDCLLTKIRGNGSITFSSGTSGGVADTIVGVPVTDNGSNTIGTTS; from the coding sequence ATGACCGACGAAGATCCCAACGAACTGCGACAGCGAGTTCGCGAACAGGAGGAGCGAATCGAGCAGCTGGAGAGCATGGTCAAGCGGATGATGCCGAACCGGCGAGACGTACTGAAGGCCGGCGGAGCGGCGGCAGGCGCTGGTCTGCTCGGCTTCGGGGCTGGAACGGCATCCGGATCGGATACGTCCTCACGTCGTGCCGGAGCGCCGGGCGACGAGGTCGACGTCTACCTCGACGAACTGAAGGATCCCAGCGGGGATGTCGTCGCCGACGTCGACGATACGGGCGCAGTCGAATTCCTGCGACCGGTCAGTGTAGAAGAGATGGCCAACGGATGGTTCTATGCTGGCGCGTACGATGGGTCTGATCCTGACAGTAGATTAGATAACGCGCTATCTGACGCTCCGAGCGAAGGGAGTCTTATCTTTCTTGAGCCGATGGAATATTCTTCTAATCGATCATTCGGTGGTATTACGCTGGTCGGTACAGGGATCAGATATCAAGATTCAACATACGTAACTGGGGATTGGACAGTCTCTGGGCCTGAGACGGCTGTTGAACGGGTCTGGCTGGGCGGCTCAATCACAGTCGATCAGCCTGATTGTTTACTCACTAAGATCCGTGGCAACGGTTCGATAACATTTAGCTCTGGAACCTCGGGTGGTGTGGCGGATACGATAGTGGGGGTGCCAGTGACAGACAACGGATCAAACACCATTGGCACTACCTCATAG
- a CDS encoding winged helix-turn-helix domain-containing protein, with the protein MNAIEDAFDWLFGQDSMGRLRADWMTGSDDRILEFLEDTGAGHSLRGIENNFAERGQSISYTTLKRRIPKLEEAGLIYEIEGEGSYYAITEKGEDYLREEEDLRDEPEPHV; encoded by the coding sequence ATGAATGCTATCGAAGACGCTTTTGACTGGCTTTTTGGCCAAGACAGTATGGGCCGTCTCCGGGCAGACTGGATGACTGGGAGTGACGATCGTATTCTGGAGTTCCTCGAAGACACGGGGGCCGGCCACAGTCTGCGCGGGATTGAGAACAACTTCGCGGAGAGGGGCCAGTCCATCTCCTACACTACTCTCAAGAGAAGAATCCCCAAGTTGGAGGAAGCTGGCTTGATCTATGAGATCGAAGGAGAGGGATCTTACTATGCGATTACTGAGAAAGGAGAGGACTATCTCCGCGAGGAGGAGGATCTCCGCGACGAACCCGAGCCTCACGTCTGA